A portion of the Shimia isoporae genome contains these proteins:
- a CDS encoding thiolase family protein → MKNVVIAGAARTPMGGFQGAFDGVEAAELGGAAIRAALADAKADTVEEVLMGCVLPAGQGQAPARQAGFKGGLGEEVPATTLNKMCGSGMKAAMMAFDAVALGDRDLMIAGGMESMTNAPYILPKMRGGARIGHQQVIDHMFLDGLEDAYDKGRLMGTFAEDCAESYQFTREAQDEYALKSLSNALEAQKSGAFEGEIAPVTISTRKGDVVVGEDEQPGNARPEKIPQLKPAFRKDGTVTPANASSISDGAAALVVASEEAAQTQGLQVRARILGHASHAQAPGLFTTAPVPAAQKLLQKIGWSKDDVDLWEVNEAFAVVPMAFMHEMGLSRDIVNVNGGACALGHPIGASGARIMVTLLNALEKRGLKRGVAAICIGGGEGTAIAIERV, encoded by the coding sequence ATGAAAAATGTGGTGATTGCCGGCGCGGCGCGTACGCCGATGGGCGGTTTTCAGGGCGCATTTGACGGAGTGGAGGCTGCCGAACTAGGCGGCGCGGCGATTCGTGCCGCGCTGGCAGATGCCAAGGCAGACACGGTTGAAGAAGTTCTGATGGGCTGCGTGCTTCCGGCAGGACAAGGGCAGGCACCTGCCCGTCAGGCGGGATTCAAGGGTGGACTTGGAGAGGAGGTCCCCGCGACCACGCTCAACAAGATGTGCGGCTCCGGAATGAAGGCGGCCATGATGGCATTTGACGCCGTTGCGCTAGGGGATCGCGATCTGATGATCGCTGGCGGCATGGAGAGCATGACGAACGCACCTTACATTTTGCCCAAGATGCGTGGTGGCGCGCGGATCGGGCACCAACAGGTGATCGATCACATGTTTCTAGACGGACTGGAGGACGCTTACGACAAGGGGCGCCTGATGGGGACGTTCGCCGAGGACTGCGCTGAAAGCTACCAGTTCACCCGTGAAGCGCAGGATGAATACGCGCTGAAGTCCTTGTCCAATGCGCTTGAGGCACAAAAGTCTGGAGCATTTGAGGGTGAGATTGCCCCCGTGACGATTTCTACCCGCAAAGGCGACGTGGTTGTCGGCGAGGACGAGCAACCGGGTAATGCACGACCTGAAAAAATTCCTCAGCTGAAGCCTGCCTTCCGCAAGGACGGGACTGTGACACCGGCAAACGCGTCGTCGATTTCCGATGGTGCTGCCGCGCTGGTTGTAGCGTCCGAAGAGGCGGCACAGACGCAAGGCCTGCAGGTGCGTGCGCGCATTCTCGGCCACGCGAGCCACGCACAAGCGCCGGGGTTGTTCACAACCGCTCCCGTGCCCGCAGCCCAGAAACTTTTGCAGAAGATTGGCTGGTCCAAAGACGACGTGGACCTTTGGGAGGTCAATGAAGCCTTTGCAGTGGTTCCAATGGCGTTCATGCACGAAATGGGATTGAGCCGTGACATCGTAAATGTGAATGGTGGTGCCTGTGCATTGGGCCATCCAATCGGAGCATCTGGTGCTCGGATCATGGTCACGCTTCTCAACGCACTCGAAAAACGTGGTTTGAAACGTGGTGTTGCCGCGATCTGCATCGGTGGTGGCGAAGGCACCGCCATTGCGATTGAGCGCGTTTAA
- a CDS encoding LolA family protein, producing the protein MNTLKSFVAPAALAAFVSAPANAEQISLGDLSTYLNSMSTVQAGFTQISDDGSVQTGTLYIRRPGRMRFEYNPPEKALVLVSNNSVAIFDGRSNQPPEVYPLKRTPLSIILADQVNLGQANMVVGHDFDGTATIVTAQDPENPEIGNIQLKFTANPVELRQWVINDSAGSQTTVILGDTKADVPLRNRIFDIDRERRGAN; encoded by the coding sequence ATGAATACGTTGAAAAGCTTTGTCGCTCCCGCCGCATTGGCCGCTTTTGTGTCTGCACCTGCCAATGCCGAACAGATTTCGCTAGGTGATCTGTCGACCTACCTCAACAGCATGTCCACGGTGCAGGCAGGTTTCACGCAGATTTCCGACGACGGCTCTGTTCAGACCGGCACGCTGTATATCCGGCGTCCCGGTCGGATGCGGTTCGAGTACAATCCGCCCGAAAAAGCGCTGGTTCTGGTCTCCAACAACTCCGTGGCAATTTTTGACGGGCGCTCGAACCAACCGCCTGAGGTCTATCCGCTAAAGCGGACGCCGTTGTCGATCATTCTGGCTGATCAGGTGAACCTTGGGCAGGCAAACATGGTGGTCGGACACGATTTTGACGGCACTGCCACGATTGTGACGGCCCAAGACCCTGAGAACCCTGAAATCGGGAATATCCAGCTGAAGTTCACAGCGAATCCGGTCGAACTGCGGCAGTGGGTGATCAATGACAGTGCCGGCAGTCAGACGACTGTTATACTTGGCGATACAAAAGCGGATGTACCGCTCCGGAACCGCATCTTCGACATTGACCGGGAAAGACGCGGCGCGAACTAA
- the hspQ gene encoding heat shock protein HspQ, whose translation MLRTRAKYYLGQVVRHRKHPFRGVVFDVDPEFSNTEEWYQNIPEDSRPVKDQPFYHLLAENDQSYYVAYVSEQNLIADYSGEPVGHPDLPEMFGPMEDGVYPLHYNMN comes from the coding sequence ATGCTTAGAACACGCGCAAAATACTATCTCGGCCAAGTTGTCCGTCATCGCAAACACCCGTTCCGGGGGGTTGTCTTTGATGTGGATCCCGAGTTTTCGAATACCGAGGAATGGTATCAGAACATTCCTGAAGACAGTCGGCCGGTGAAAGATCAGCCGTTTTACCATCTGCTCGCGGAGAACGATCAGAGCTACTATGTGGCCTACGTGTCGGAGCAGAACCTGATTGCTGACTACTCTGGCGAGCCTGTTGGTCACCCCGATTTGCCCGAAATGTTCGGGCCGATGGAAGACGGTGTCTATCCGCTCCATTACAACATGAACTGA
- a CDS encoding transglycosylase SLT domain-containing protein, whose product MSRFLIALMVVLFVASCGGGDKKPPRNLENACSILKEKKHFAKAFKKTQRKWGVPVSVQMAVLYQESKFISNARTPHKYVLGVLPMGRQSSAYGYAQALDGTWDQYKKETRNRGAKRDDIRDATDFMGWYFNKSREKNGIALSDARGQYLNYHEGHTGYARGTYRNKTWLLNVANDVNARAARYGEQLRRCTRVW is encoded by the coding sequence ATGAGCAGGTTCCTTATCGCGTTAATGGTCGTCCTTTTTGTGGCGTCCTGTGGTGGCGGCGACAAAAAGCCACCAAGAAACCTTGAGAACGCGTGTTCGATTCTCAAGGAAAAGAAGCATTTTGCGAAAGCGTTCAAGAAGACGCAGCGCAAGTGGGGCGTGCCAGTGAGCGTGCAGATGGCCGTGCTCTATCAGGAGAGCAAATTCATCTCCAACGCGCGCACTCCGCACAAATATGTTCTGGGTGTTCTGCCGATGGGACGCCAGTCCTCAGCCTATGGCTACGCACAGGCGCTCGATGGCACGTGGGATCAATACAAGAAAGAAACCCGCAACCGCGGCGCGAAACGGGATGACATCAGGGATGCAACAGACTTCATGGGCTGGTATTTCAACAAGTCCCGCGAAAAGAACGGCATCGCCCTCTCCGATGCGCGCGGCCAATACTTGAATTACCACGAAGGCCACACCGGCTACGCCCGTGGCACCTACAGAAACAAGACTTGGCTTTTGAACGTCGCAAACGACGTCAATGCACGCGCAGCGCGTTACGGCGAACAACTCCGCCGCTGTACACGGGTCTGGTAA
- a CDS encoding GAF domain-containing protein, translated as MRVDYNELRKTVLALTEGESDTVSLMATLACEVHHADERFDWTGFYRVVGPELLKIGPYQGGHGCLVIPFSRGVCGAAARSREVQLVADVDAFPGHIACASSTRSELVLPVENGAGDLLGVFDLDSDQPDAFTQEDADALTDLLSKVFAKAI; from the coding sequence ATGCGCGTGGATTACAATGAGTTGCGAAAAACCGTACTGGCGTTGACTGAAGGGGAATCGGACACGGTTTCTCTGATGGCCACGCTTGCCTGTGAGGTGCATCATGCGGATGAGAGATTTGACTGGACCGGTTTTTACCGCGTTGTTGGGCCGGAACTCTTGAAGATCGGACCATACCAGGGTGGGCATGGCTGCCTTGTAATTCCCTTTTCCCGAGGAGTTTGCGGTGCAGCAGCTCGTTCGCGTGAGGTTCAGTTGGTGGCAGATGTGGACGCGTTTCCCGGTCATATCGCCTGTGCGAGTTCTACACGGTCCGAGCTTGTTTTGCCGGTTGAGAACGGGGCCGGTGATTTGTTGGGTGTTTTTGATCTGGACAGCGACCAGCCCGATGCGTTCACGCAGGAAGACGCAG
- a CDS encoding AEC family transporter encodes MNVILTVLEIVAPVFLVAGVGFAWVKAGFEYRIQFVTRLAMTLAVPCLIFTALMKTEADLATLGTLAVAGSVGYFAIGVLGWGILHVAGLDMRTYLAPFTFGNTGNLGIPLCYFAFGQVGLEAAVVMLAVTAIWSFTIGLWMVAGKGSAGKILKEPMIAATLLGAVFLWQDWETPRFLTNTLDLIGQMAIPLMLVTLGVAVARLTPGRIATALWLSVVKLVLCTAVGWAVGSAFGLTGAIFGVLVLELATPVAVTAYLLAEKYEADSNAVAGYVMVSTLTCVVGLPLVLGFLL; translated from the coding sequence GTGAACGTAATCTTAACAGTTCTGGAAATAGTGGCCCCTGTATTTCTTGTCGCAGGGGTTGGTTTTGCTTGGGTAAAAGCTGGATTTGAGTATAGAATTCAATTTGTTACCCGCCTAGCAATGACGCTCGCAGTGCCTTGCTTGATCTTCACCGCCCTGATGAAAACCGAAGCCGATCTGGCGACACTGGGCACACTCGCGGTTGCAGGCAGCGTCGGTTACTTCGCCATTGGCGTGCTTGGCTGGGGTATTCTGCACGTCGCGGGCCTCGACATGCGAACCTATTTGGCTCCCTTTACCTTCGGAAACACCGGCAACCTTGGCATTCCTTTGTGCTATTTCGCCTTTGGACAGGTCGGCCTGGAGGCCGCCGTTGTCATGCTTGCGGTCACCGCAATTTGGTCTTTTACGATCGGCCTGTGGATGGTCGCCGGGAAAGGGTCTGCCGGGAAAATTCTAAAGGAACCTATGATAGCAGCTACACTTCTGGGCGCCGTGTTTCTGTGGCAAGATTGGGAAACGCCAAGATTTCTCACAAACACGCTCGATTTGATTGGCCAGATGGCAATTCCGCTCATGCTGGTGACCCTCGGTGTGGCTGTTGCCCGCCTAACACCGGGTCGGATCGCCACCGCCCTGTGGCTATCTGTTGTAAAGCTGGTTCTATGTACGGCTGTTGGCTGGGCTGTGGGATCCGCGTTTGGCCTGACCGGCGCGATCTTTGGTGTTCTTGTGCTCGAACTTGCCACGCCTGTCGCGGTTACAGCCTATCTTCTGGCCGAAAAATACGAGGCCGACAGCAACGCGGTGGCGGGTTACGTCATGGTGTCGACGCTCACCTGCGTGGTCGGATTGCCGCTTGTCCTCGGATTTCTCCTATAA
- a CDS encoding gamma-glutamyltransferase family protein produces MRDFQLPGRSPVMSTNGMCATSHPLAAQAALDILKSGGSAMDAAIAGAVLLGICEPQSTGIGGDCFALVSTPDSDEVHAFNGSGRAPSAATAARLRDMGHNAVPVFDVEAITIPGAIDGFCQLSEKFGKLGIADSLAPAIHYADAGVPVAPRAGFDWDINGRTLQGHGRTHFMNGDKAYMTGQLFKAPGQAEVLRRVAKHGRDAFYTGEIAEDMVATLNALGGVHSMDDFANCIGNDAAPVSGIYKDVELIEHPPNGQGAIAILLLNILKHFDIAGMDPFGAERAHIEAEAAKLAYDARDRFIADPSSPDRIDHLLSDDTAAKLAALIDPGKAMAHPAKLTEAVHKDTVYITVVDKNRMAVSLIYSIFHAFGSGIASEKFGILMQNRGGGFTLQEGHPNELGPNKRPMHTIIPGMTRRNGRIEMPFGVMGGHYQPNGHARVLTNIEDFGMDLQEALDAPRSFAEDGVLKVERGYSDAVRQELADLGHKVEIPPAPLGGAQAIQIHPDGYLVGASDPRKDGAAIGY; encoded by the coding sequence ATGCGCGATTTCCAACTTCCCGGGCGCTCGCCCGTCATGTCCACCAACGGCATGTGCGCCACTTCGCACCCGCTCGCCGCTCAAGCCGCTTTGGACATACTAAAGTCCGGTGGCTCTGCAATGGACGCCGCCATCGCTGGCGCCGTTCTGCTGGGCATATGTGAACCTCAGTCCACAGGCATCGGTGGGGATTGTTTTGCGCTTGTCTCCACACCAGACAGTGACGAAGTTCACGCTTTCAACGGATCGGGTCGCGCACCATCCGCAGCCACTGCCGCGCGCTTGCGTGATATGGGGCACAACGCCGTTCCTGTTTTTGATGTCGAAGCCATCACCATTCCCGGCGCCATTGACGGCTTCTGTCAGCTGTCGGAAAAATTCGGTAAGCTCGGCATAGCCGACAGCCTCGCGCCAGCGATTCATTATGCAGATGCCGGCGTACCCGTAGCGCCGCGCGCAGGGTTTGATTGGGACATCAACGGACGCACCCTTCAGGGGCATGGCCGCACCCATTTCATGAATGGCGACAAAGCATATATGACTGGCCAACTCTTTAAGGCACCCGGACAAGCCGAAGTGCTGCGCCGCGTCGCAAAACACGGCCGGGATGCATTTTATACCGGTGAAATCGCCGAAGACATGGTCGCCACCCTGAACGCCTTGGGCGGGGTTCATTCAATGGATGATTTTGCCAATTGCATCGGCAACGATGCCGCTCCTGTCAGCGGCATTTACAAGGATGTGGAGCTGATCGAACATCCACCCAATGGGCAGGGCGCCATCGCGATCCTGCTGCTCAATATCCTAAAACACTTCGATATCGCAGGTATGGACCCGTTTGGAGCCGAACGCGCCCATATCGAAGCGGAAGCCGCAAAACTGGCTTATGACGCCCGTGACCGCTTTATTGCGGACCCGAGCTCTCCGGACCGCATCGACCACCTGCTGTCTGACGACACCGCAGCAAAACTGGCGGCACTGATCGACCCCGGCAAAGCCATGGCGCATCCCGCAAAACTGACGGAAGCCGTTCACAAGGACACCGTCTATATCACGGTTGTTGACAAGAACCGCATGGCGGTCTCGTTGATCTACTCGATTTTCCACGCTTTCGGCTCAGGCATCGCGTCAGAGAAATTCGGCATCCTAATGCAGAACCGAGGCGGCGGCTTCACCCTCCAAGAAGGTCATCCTAACGAACTTGGCCCCAACAAACGGCCCATGCACACGATCATCCCGGGAATGACCCGTCGAAATGGGCGGATTGAAATGCCGTTTGGGGTGATGGGCGGACACTATCAGCCAAATGGACACGCACGCGTTCTGACGAATATCGAAGACTTTGGCATGGACCTGCAGGAAGCGCTTGATGCACCCCGTTCCTTTGCCGAAGACGGCGTTCTCAAGGTTGAACGCGGCTACTCTGACGCTGTGCGTCAAGAGCTTGCCGATCTGGGTCACAAGGTGGAAATCCCGCCGGCCCCACTAGGTGGTGCGCAGGCCATCCAGATCCATCCGGATGGCTACCTTGTCGGCGCTTCCGACCCCCGCAAAGACGGCGCAGCGATAGGGTACTGA
- a CDS encoding STAS domain-containing protein, producing MNLTSKTEGETLIVSVHETRIDASVAIQFKDRMREETDSASGRVVLDLSEVDFIDSSGLGAIVAAMKQLGSKHRLDLSGLNENVDKVFRLTRMDTVFKIHTSLGEALAS from the coding sequence ATGAACCTGACGAGCAAGACAGAAGGCGAAACGTTGATCGTGTCCGTACACGAAACGCGCATCGATGCCTCTGTCGCGATCCAGTTCAAGGACCGCATGCGAGAGGAAACCGACTCGGCCTCCGGCCGCGTTGTCCTCGATTTGTCCGAAGTCGATTTTATTGATTCATCCGGCCTTGGCGCGATTGTCGCGGCCATGAAACAGCTGGGGAGCAAACACCGGCTGGACCTGTCCGGCCTCAATGAAAATGTCGACAAGGTATTCCGCCTGACACGCATGGATACGGTTTTCAAAATCCACACGTCGTTGGGGGAGGCGCTGGCGTCATAA
- a CDS encoding alpha/beta hydrolase has translation MSKFKTFVGVAKVLVPERVVERLYRGKRTVVAGRTIDAKAQAVSDLVGMMRDPDVMPTVEESRAQLLAMAQKLEQPGPDSVGMTDIMLPGAAGDRRARVYTPAGVSVEGPEPTLLYLHGGGWVQGAIESHDGLCARLADMAGIRVVSYDYRLAPEHPWPSGCDDVLACYRALVAGETRLAIDPGQLVVGGDSAGGNLTAVLMHDIVKAGVSIPAGQVLIYPAVDARLTSKSMQDLKEQPLLPAARIDWYLELYIPDGQDRLDPRISALFSDTLAMQPSALIVAGGHDPLWDDGHVYAQALQEAGVETDMLAYPGQIHAFMSLTKVIPQGNEAIEKTAKWLKDVFEGR, from the coding sequence GTGTCGAAATTCAAAACATTTGTCGGAGTGGCGAAGGTTCTGGTGCCCGAAAGAGTCGTTGAACGGCTCTATCGTGGCAAACGAACCGTGGTTGCGGGCCGGACGATAGACGCCAAGGCGCAGGCCGTGAGTGATCTGGTCGGGATGATGCGCGACCCGGATGTAATGCCGACGGTGGAGGAAAGCCGCGCGCAGTTGTTGGCGATGGCCCAGAAGCTGGAACAGCCGGGTCCTGACAGCGTGGGTATGACTGACATCATGTTGCCTGGCGCCGCAGGTGATCGGCGCGCTCGTGTATATACCCCGGCCGGGGTTTCAGTCGAAGGTCCGGAGCCGACCTTGCTTTACTTGCATGGCGGTGGCTGGGTTCAGGGGGCGATTGAGAGTCACGACGGCCTATGCGCGCGCCTTGCAGACATGGCTGGCATTCGCGTCGTATCCTACGACTATCGCCTTGCACCGGAGCACCCATGGCCTTCGGGATGCGATGATGTGCTTGCGTGCTACAGAGCGCTGGTGGCGGGAGAAACCAGACTGGCCATCGATCCGGGGCAGCTGGTTGTAGGTGGCGACAGCGCTGGCGGCAATTTGACGGCGGTACTGATGCACGACATCGTCAAAGCCGGTGTTTCGATACCTGCGGGCCAAGTGCTGATCTATCCAGCCGTGGACGCTCGGCTGACATCGAAGTCCATGCAGGATTTGAAAGAGCAACCTTTGTTGCCAGCGGCTCGGATTGACTGGTACCTCGAACTTTACATACCGGACGGTCAGGATCGCCTTGATCCACGCATTTCAGCCTTGTTCAGCGATACGCTGGCAATGCAGCCTTCGGCATTGATCGTCGCAGGAGGGCATGATCCGCTGTGGGATGACGGCCATGTCTACGCACAGGCTTTGCAGGAGGCGGGTGTTGAAACCGATATGCTGGCATATCCGGGGCAGATTCACGCTTTCATGTCATTGACCAAGGTGATCCCGCAAGGCAATGAAGCCATCGAGAAAACAGCCAAGTGGCTTAAGGATGTGTTTGAAGGACGCTGA
- a CDS encoding rhodanese-like domain-containing protein, with protein sequence MAITPVKRLVAQAKEQITSLTQEEAETLVAEGKALFVDIRDPRELTREGRIKDAFHAPRGMLEFWIDPESPYHKPELATDKTLVLFCASAWRSALSVKTLQDMGATNVAEMEGGFSTWKKRGAPVETE encoded by the coding sequence ATGGCTATCACACCGGTAAAACGCCTCGTGGCGCAGGCCAAAGAGCAGATCACCAGCCTCACTCAGGAGGAGGCTGAAACACTGGTCGCGGAGGGCAAAGCACTGTTTGTCGACATCCGCGATCCGCGGGAATTGACCCGTGAGGGCCGGATCAAAGATGCCTTTCACGCACCTCGTGGCATGCTGGAATTCTGGATTGATCCCGAAAGCCCCTACCACAAGCCGGAACTGGCCACCGACAAAACCCTTGTTCTTTTCTGCGCCAGCGCGTGGCGAAGCGCATTATCAGTGAAAACCCTGCAAGACATGGGAGCGACGAATGTTGCCGAAATGGAAGGCGGTTTCTCGACCTGGAAAAAGCGAGGCGCGCCAGTCGAAACCGAATGA
- a CDS encoding ATP-binding protein: MIKINPDIHIELEGTPHEVRVALETLRERLTERQLEACNAGTLEIVLAEVLNNVVEHALADRSDGLIALTGNYDKNSWHLKVRDNGKPMPDDQIPSGNAPDVETDLMDLPEGGFGWMMVRTLARNIAYSRADDSWNELTFSIPDEAA, from the coding sequence GTGATCAAAATCAACCCCGACATCCATATCGAACTTGAGGGAACGCCACACGAGGTGCGCGTTGCTCTGGAAACCTTGCGCGAGCGTTTGACAGAACGGCAGCTCGAAGCCTGCAATGCCGGAACGTTGGAAATTGTGTTGGCAGAGGTTCTCAACAACGTGGTCGAACACGCGCTTGCAGACCGTTCCGACGGGCTGATCGCGCTCACCGGCAACTACGACAAGAACAGCTGGCACTTGAAAGTGCGCGACAACGGCAAGCCCATGCCGGACGACCAAATTCCTTCCGGCAATGCACCGGATGTGGAAACCGACCTCATGGATCTGCCCGAAGGTGGTTTTGGCTGGATGATGGTGCGCACCCTTGCCCGCAACATCGCCTACTCCCGGGCTGACGACAGCTGGAACGAACTGACCTTCTCCATTCCAGACGAAGCGGCTTGA